Below is a genomic region from Cetobacterium ceti.
GTTGGATCTTTTGTAGCTGTAACTTTACTAATTTTTAATATTTTAGATGAGAAAACAAATGGAAAAATGTTAAAAATTATAGAAAATAATAAAAAATTACAGATATATATCGGAACTTTTTTAGGACTGACTCCTGGATGTGGAGGAGCTATTATGGTTGTTCCTTTATATTTAAATAAAAAAGTTTCCTTTGGGACATTAGTAGCAACATTTATAGCAACTATGGGTGATGCAGCTTTTGTTTTAATGGTAGGAAAACCAAAAATATTTATATATTTATTAATAATTTCTGGAACAGTTGCTATAGTAACTGGATTGATTATTGATAAATTTAAAATAGGACAAAATTTATTGATAAATTTATCGCCAGCTAAAGATGATACGATAAAAATAGAATATAAACCTATAGAAAATTTTTTAAAGAATTATGCATATATTATTTTTATAATTTTATCATTAATTGGGTTTTATTTAGGAGTAAATGAACTTTTTCAAAATAATATAGATCATTTATATTTTTTAGGAGTGGTTGGAACAATATATTCAATAATTTATACTATATTGAATAAAATTATAGATACCTCATTTGAAGAAAAAATAAAAAATAAATGGATTAAATTAGGAATTCATATAAGTAAAGAAACAGCTTTTGTTATTTCATGGGTTTTTGTAGCATTTTTCTTGTATAATATTTTAATATATTTTTTAGGTGGAGAAAACATATTAAAAGATATATTAAACAATAATAAAGCTATAGTTATTTTAATTTCGATATTTATAGGTTTAATACCTGGATGTGGACCACAAATATTATTAACAACATTATATTTGA
It encodes:
- a CDS encoding putative manganese transporter, giving the protein MIRDILYQSAGNSFILVGSFVAVTLLIFNILDEKTNGKMLKIIENNKKLQIYIGTFLGLTPGCGGAIMVVPLYLNKKVSFGTLVATFIATMGDAAFVLMVGKPKIFIYLLIISGTVAIVTGLIIDKFKIGQNLLINLSPAKDDTIKIEYKPIENFLKNYAYIIFIILSLIGFYLGVNELFQNNIDHLYFLGVVGTIYSIIYTILNKIIDTSFEEKIKNKWIKLGIHISKETAFVISWVFVAFFLYNILIYFLGGENILKDILNNNKAIVILISIFIGLIPGCGPQILLTTLYLNGTIPFAALMANAICNDGDALFPLLALNRKASIYVTLYNLIPAFIVGYSLYFISKVSFTIFKKSFFNI